In Leptospira saintgironsiae, one genomic interval encodes:
- a CDS encoding PAS domain S-box protein — MESSLSQLNILRQFFERIGDGVLVFSSSGNLIEANPAALQILGYSYKELKEIDFNLISDIRNGIFENLKKEEKTNWYLGYFLLKSKEIRTFYCQGFKIQGESDPESTTWIHIRSPKQQSELSKEDITHPEIGWRALEKFFDMNPLPMAITEIETGKYLKVNRQFCLQVKYSEDEIVGKSALDLGFWSSAETRADIVEAIKKEGFVRDIELRFTNKLGEEFWGLFSAHPIEYAGSLKLLTITVPITDRVKEEVEKQKLLDELKENQEILNQIIRLNPTAITLSKSDGTYLDANDLFLSLIGKTSEEIIGKSPADLGVYYDLSDREIIRGLLLQKGAVDNLEVKMGTADGKIRSILFSARVIEAGGEKKILAVGHDITHIKEAQADLENLASELEKSKELFQRLFQLIPSAVVLTDLVSRKIIDVNERFLEVIKLKRSEVIGKLTTDIKVWDYDPDRRAEIYKQLDEKGEVSNIETVFRAADGTGIPVLYSGRIVKLNGRPHVISLATDIRDRLEAEEQTRKLNAEVRHNKELFEKIFQMNPAAVSLSDLETGTYKEINQAYCELIGYSREEIIGKTSFELGIWKGPLDRAKILKELEEFGWSKNIEATINRSDNTERHVISGNRIFKIGDRTMLLALLIDVTDNKKIEQERDQYLLQLEESKDLFEKVFDLNPDTICISDLETGKYISVNSMFYDLFGYTKEEAIGKNSIDLGIWPDPNLKHKLVNQMKEEGILRDLDIPFIRKDGTRVDSIFSGRIVNLVGRPAIVAITKDNTAGKAAAREKEEENLKLSEQARVLLNMATDPDFASGNISAGLNNIVKMCTETLGCDRASIWLFSDKEKTVWSLVSGWDQKFQTHMDPVAMDLKQYPRYFASIKTERFVDAYDVVNDPRTSEFAETYSIPLGIQSLLDAPIFLRGEIYGVICLEHRGTLRKWKGFEQQFVVTVAEQVTQLLLNSERREAKEELEHAVLIRTSELASALDNLKKTQDQLILSEKMAALGQLVAGIAHEINNPLGAISALSGELRAYLDSSPERLKKLGPVFADTEPSYIKRLSEFIRAGISNKEIQVSREERRNVLKKLKNTLSDLGFENSYDLADRLMDVGLYHSTEEFPEIFEAKSNLALLDFAIEEIQTYKNAASIRLAVDRTSKIVYALKSFAHIDSGEGKIETDLAENIETVLTIYHNQIKNGVEVELDFQARPIIHAYPDDLIQVWTNLIYNSLQAMQFKGKIKISILDSDSDVSVLISDNGPGIPLEIKSKIFDPFYTTKAPGEGSGLGLDISRRIVLKHGGRIEFNSKPGKTVFKVLLPKM; from the coding sequence TTGGAATCTTCCCTTTCACAGCTCAACATCCTCAGACAGTTTTTCGAAAGGATCGGGGACGGAGTTCTTGTATTCTCCTCCTCTGGAAATCTGATCGAAGCAAATCCTGCTGCATTACAGATCTTAGGCTATTCCTACAAAGAGTTGAAGGAGATAGATTTTAATCTGATCTCTGATATTCGAAACGGGATTTTTGAAAATCTCAAAAAAGAAGAAAAGACAAACTGGTATTTGGGCTACTTTTTGCTTAAGAGTAAAGAGATCAGGACATTCTACTGCCAAGGTTTTAAGATCCAAGGTGAGTCTGATCCAGAATCTACAACCTGGATCCACATTCGCTCTCCTAAACAACAAAGTGAACTTTCTAAAGAAGATATAACTCATCCGGAGATAGGATGGAGAGCTCTCGAAAAATTTTTCGATATGAATCCTTTGCCTATGGCGATCACAGAGATCGAAACAGGAAAATATCTCAAAGTAAACAGACAGTTTTGTCTCCAGGTAAAATATTCTGAGGATGAAATCGTTGGTAAAAGTGCATTAGACCTTGGCTTCTGGAGTTCTGCAGAAACAAGAGCGGATATAGTAGAAGCGATCAAAAAAGAAGGTTTTGTCCGAGATATAGAATTACGTTTTACGAATAAGCTTGGAGAAGAATTTTGGGGACTCTTCTCCGCCCACCCGATTGAATATGCGGGTTCCTTAAAACTTCTTACGATCACGGTTCCAATTACAGACAGGGTAAAAGAAGAAGTAGAAAAACAAAAACTTTTAGATGAGCTAAAAGAGAACCAAGAAATATTAAATCAGATCATTCGATTAAATCCTACTGCGATCACATTGTCCAAATCTGATGGAACTTACCTAGATGCAAATGATCTATTTTTAAGTCTGATTGGAAAAACAAGCGAAGAAATCATAGGCAAGTCGCCTGCTGATCTAGGAGTCTATTACGATCTAAGTGATAGAGAAATTATCCGTGGGCTTCTACTCCAAAAAGGTGCTGTAGACAATTTAGAAGTGAAGATGGGCACTGCGGATGGAAAGATCCGGTCCATTCTATTCTCCGCTAGAGTAATAGAAGCTGGCGGTGAAAAAAAGATCTTAGCCGTTGGTCACGATATCACTCATATCAAAGAAGCACAAGCCGACTTAGAAAACCTTGCTTCTGAGTTAGAAAAGAGTAAGGAACTTTTCCAAAGATTATTTCAATTAATTCCTTCTGCAGTAGTTCTTACTGATTTGGTTTCCAGAAAGATCATAGATGTGAACGAAAGATTTTTAGAAGTTATAAAACTCAAAAGATCTGAAGTGATCGGAAAGCTTACTACCGATATCAAGGTTTGGGATTACGATCCGGATAGAAGGGCCGAAATTTATAAACAACTAGATGAGAAAGGTGAGGTCAGTAATATCGAAACAGTTTTTCGAGCTGCTGATGGCACTGGCATTCCTGTTCTATATTCCGGAAGGATCGTAAAATTAAACGGTCGACCTCACGTTATCTCTCTTGCAACAGATATTAGAGATCGTCTAGAAGCAGAAGAACAAACCAGGAAATTGAACGCAGAAGTTCGACATAATAAGGAACTTTTCGAGAAAATTTTCCAGATGAATCCCGCGGCCGTTTCTCTTTCCGATCTAGAAACCGGAACTTACAAAGAGATCAACCAAGCATACTGCGAGCTAATCGGCTATTCAAGAGAAGAGATTATAGGAAAAACTTCCTTCGAATTAGGGATATGGAAAGGACCTTTAGATAGAGCAAAGATCCTCAAAGAATTAGAAGAATTTGGTTGGTCCAAAAATATAGAAGCAACTATCAATCGATCTGATAATACCGAAAGACATGTGATTTCTGGTAATAGGATATTTAAAATCGGCGACAGAACGATGCTTTTGGCTCTGCTGATCGACGTAACTGACAATAAAAAAATAGAACAAGAAAGAGATCAGTATCTTCTCCAGTTAGAGGAAAGCAAAGACCTTTTCGAAAAAGTATTCGATCTAAATCCGGATACAATATGTATTTCTGATCTAGAAACTGGTAAGTATATAAGTGTAAACTCAATGTTCTATGATTTGTTCGGATACACGAAAGAAGAAGCGATCGGAAAGAACTCAATAGATCTTGGGATTTGGCCTGATCCTAATCTCAAACATAAATTAGTAAATCAAATGAAAGAAGAAGGAATATTAAGGGATCTTGATATACCTTTTATTAGAAAGGATGGAACTAGGGTAGATTCAATTTTTTCGGGTCGTATTGTAAATTTAGTAGGAAGACCCGCAATCGTAGCTATTACAAAAGATAATACTGCAGGAAAGGCTGCAGCCAGGGAAAAAGAAGAAGAGAACTTAAAACTTTCCGAACAGGCAAGAGTTCTATTGAATATGGCGACAGATCCTGATTTTGCTTCGGGTAATATTTCTGCAGGTTTGAATAATATAGTCAAGATGTGCACGGAAACTTTGGGATGTGATCGTGCCTCTATATGGCTTTTTTCTGATAAAGAAAAAACTGTTTGGTCTTTGGTTTCAGGCTGGGATCAAAAATTTCAAACGCATATGGATCCTGTCGCAATGGATCTAAAACAATATCCTCGTTATTTTGCATCGATAAAGACGGAAAGATTTGTGGATGCATATGATGTGGTTAACGATCCAAGGACTTCTGAATTTGCGGAAACGTATAGTATTCCTCTCGGCATTCAATCTTTGTTAGATGCCCCCATCTTTTTAAGAGGTGAAATTTATGGAGTCATTTGTTTAGAACATAGAGGCACTCTTCGCAAATGGAAAGGTTTCGAACAACAATTCGTAGTCACAGTTGCAGAACAAGTCACTCAGCTATTATTAAATTCTGAAAGAAGAGAAGCAAAAGAAGAATTGGAACACGCAGTTCTGATCCGTACATCTGAGCTCGCTTCTGCTTTGGATAACTTGAAAAAGACCCAGGACCAGCTTATTCTTTCTGAAAAGATGGCCGCACTCGGACAGTTGGTTGCTGGTATTGCTCACGAGATCAATAACCCGTTAGGAGCAATCTCTGCATTAAGCGGTGAATTAAGAGCTTATTTAGATTCTTCTCCGGAACGTTTGAAAAAGTTGGGTCCAGTCTTTGCAGACACAGAACCGAGTTATATCAAACGGTTATCAGAGTTTATTCGTGCAGGAATTTCGAATAAAGAAATTCAGGTTTCAAGAGAAGAAAGAAGGAATGTTCTTAAAAAATTAAAAAATACACTGAGCGATCTTGGTTTTGAAAATTCATATGATCTTGCAGACAGATTGATGGACGTAGGGCTTTATCATTCCACTGAAGAATTTCCGGAAATTTTTGAAGCTAAGTCAAATCTTGCGCTTTTGGATTTTGCGATCGAAGAGATCCAAACATATAAAAATGCTGCATCTATTCGTCTGGCGGTGGATAGAACTTCTAAGATAGTTTATGCTCTTAAAAGTTTTGCCCATATCGATTCTGGAGAAGGTAAGATCGAAACAGATCTTGCAGAAAATATAGAGACTGTTCTTACAATCTATCATAATCAGATCAAAAATGGAGTAGAAGTAGAATTGGACTTCCAAGCAAGACCGATTATCCATGCGTATCCAGATGATTTGATCCAGGTTTGGACAAACTTAATTTACAATTCTCTTCAAGCCATGCAGTTCAAAGGAAAGATTAAAATTTCCATTTTGGATTCTGACTCTGATGTTTCCGTTCTAATTTCGGATAACGGTCCTGGTATTCCATTGGAAATTAAATCTAAAATATTTGATCCTTTTTATACCACTAAAGCTCCTGGAGAAGGAAGCGGTCTTGGCCTAGATATTTCCAGAAGGATCGTTTTAAAACATGGAGGAAGAATAGAATTCAACTCCAAACCTGGGAAGACAGTATTTAAAGTACTTCTTCCTAAGATGTAA